One window from the genome of Bremerella cremea encodes:
- a CDS encoding thioredoxin family protein codes for MQKLIVALVALACFATPVLLTVASYTSQDFSPNEDVSPRNLHGKVLFFSANWCPACRHADPVYQELRNAGYPISKVDVDSNPTLAEKYGIRSIPQFIYVVDGHEKSRISGGASANRIKRLFQGGW; via the coding sequence ATGCAAAAACTGATTGTTGCCTTGGTGGCATTGGCATGCTTTGCCACGCCGGTCTTGTTAACGGTGGCCAGCTATACCAGCCAGGACTTTTCCCCAAACGAAGACGTCTCTCCTAGAAACCTACATGGGAAGGTCTTATTTTTCTCGGCCAACTGGTGCCCGGCCTGTCGGCATGCAGATCCCGTTTACCAAGAGCTTCGTAATGCAGGGTACCCAATAAGCAAGGTAGACGTTGATTCCAACCCAACCCTCGCCGAAAAGTACGGCATCCGATCCATTCCCCAGTTTATCTATGTGGTTGATGGGCATGAGAAATCTCGCATCTCTGGAGGAGCCTCAGCCAATCGCATCAAACGCCTCTTTCAAGGAGGGTGGTAA